A genomic window from Methanovulcanius yangii includes:
- the radC gene encoding RadC family protein, with protein MRIKPLRDFHDIDKPRERIKSGKISALKERDLIAAIIGRGVPGHDVNAIATDIYHLLEKRGAKVSHDELMEIPGVGETKAAQILAAFELARRYFDQEGRRITTPADVALMTRDIAKKQQEHFETFTLDGAGQVIDRHPITKGILNHSPVHPREVFAPAIEERAASIILVHNHPSGNPEPSSADIEITRMLKEAGDLLGIEVLDHVIVTSKDFVSLKERGLL; from the coding sequence GTGAGAATAAAACCATTGCGCGATTTTCACGACATAGACAAGCCAAGAGAGAGGATCAAATCCGGGAAAATCAGTGCTCTCAAGGAACGGGATCTCATCGCTGCCATCATCGGACGGGGGGTCCCCGGACATGATGTCAATGCAATTGCGACTGATATCTACCACCTTCTGGAGAAGAGAGGCGCGAAAGTGTCCCATGACGAGCTTATGGAAATACCAGGAGTTGGGGAGACGAAGGCAGCCCAGATCCTCGCCGCCTTCGAACTTGCCCGGCGATATTTCGACCAGGAGGGCAGGCGGATCACCACCCCCGCCGATGTCGCTCTCATGACGAGGGATATCGCAAAAAAACAACAGGAACACTTCGAAACCTTCACGCTCGACGGCGCGGGACAGGTCATCGATCGCCACCCAATCACCAAAGGTATTCTCAACCACAGCCCTGTCCATCCACGGGAGGTCTTCGCGCCGGCTATCGAAGAACGGGCTGCATCGATAATCCTCGTCCATAATCACCCGTCGGGCAACCCCGAACCCTCATCCGCAGACATCGAGATCACCCGGATGCTGAAGGAGGCAGGTGATCTCCTCGGAATCGAGGTCCTCGATCATGTCATCGTAACCAGCAAGGACTTTGTCTCGCTGAAGGAGCGGGGGCTGCTTTGA
- a CDS encoding TrmB family transcriptional regulator, whose translation MQKGVIESLVMLGFTEYEAKAYTSLVGLGMGTAREVHDISGVPHGRIYSVLKALSEKGYVTVQKGSPTYYRAEDPDLVVGTLKAKLNERVDGSLAYLKSLRIETGHPLPFWSIHSEWGINRRIRSMVENAKKEVIIFFLDSSTLFPFMKEIQAAEKRIRVSVVSLSEEDRGEGLPLEVHVPNERLRQYFAKMKRTHISRANHLSRPGFLLFADGKEALILEQASGGDVATVIMAPELAFMMRSFIVAFDPEIGCGEDIF comes from the coding sequence ATGCAAAAAGGGGTCATTGAATCTCTGGTCATGCTCGGGTTCACCGAGTACGAGGCGAAGGCGTATACCTCCCTTGTGGGCCTAGGCATGGGAACGGCACGGGAAGTCCATGATATCTCCGGCGTGCCGCACGGCCGAATCTACTCCGTTCTAAAGGCCCTTTCGGAGAAGGGGTACGTGACGGTGCAGAAGGGATCGCCCACGTACTACCGGGCGGAGGATCCGGACCTCGTAGTCGGAACCCTGAAGGCGAAACTGAATGAGAGGGTGGACGGCTCCCTTGCCTACCTGAAATCACTGAGAATCGAGACCGGACACCCGCTTCCTTTCTGGTCAATTCACAGCGAATGGGGCATCAACCGGCGTATCCGGTCGATGGTGGAGAATGCAAAAAAAGAGGTCATCATCTTCTTTTTAGACTCTTCCACCCTCTTTCCCTTCATGAAGGAGATACAGGCAGCGGAGAAGCGGATTCGCGTCTCCGTCGTCTCTCTCAGTGAAGAGGACCGTGGAGAGGGGCTTCCGTTGGAGGTGCATGTCCCGAACGAGAGGCTCCGGCAATACTTCGCCAAGATGAAAAGGACTCATATTTCACGGGCCAACCATCTCTCCCGTCCGGGCTTTCTCCTCTTTGCGGACGGCAAGGAAGCCCTCATCCTCGAACAGGCGAGTGGCGGGGATGTTGCGACGGTCATCATGGCCCCCGAACTCGCGTTCATGATGCGGTCGTTTATTGTCGCCTTTGACCCGGAGATCGGGTGCGGGGAAGATATTTTCTGA
- a CDS encoding flavodoxin family protein, translating into MAPKIIALMGSPRPKGNTGKLLAEAVRGAQDAGCEVEVVDVPHLKFKPCMEILYCQDHETCAIEDDVTPYFDTFRTIDGMIVATPVMTMGVPGALKSFMDRFQVYFMAKYFRKEPLADPARKKHRRALLLSIGGQNIDHDFDGLRTTVQCFCDILDIKYWGEVLQNNMDEIIDITTKPEVMRDAYTKSYEMCTLIRSDMEKK; encoded by the coding sequence ATGGCACCGAAGATTATCGCGCTGATGGGCAGCCCCCGGCCGAAGGGAAATACCGGCAAACTTCTCGCCGAAGCCGTCAGGGGAGCACAGGACGCAGGATGCGAGGTGGAGGTCGTCGATGTACCTCACCTGAAGTTCAAACCCTGCATGGAAATTCTCTACTGCCAGGACCATGAGACCTGCGCCATCGAGGATGATGTGACGCCTTATTTTGATACGTTCCGGACCATCGACGGGATGATCGTCGCAACGCCGGTAATGACGATGGGCGTTCCCGGCGCCCTGAAATCGTTCATGGACCGCTTTCAGGTCTATTTCATGGCCAAATATTTCAGAAAGGAGCCGCTCGCCGACCCGGCAAGGAAGAAGCACCGGAGGGCTCTTCTCCTTTCGATTGGAGGGCAGAATATCGACCATGACTTCGACGGCCTGCGGACGACGGTGCAATGCTTCTGCGATATCCTCGATATCAAATACTGGGGGGAGGTGCTCCAGAACAATATGGATGAGATCATCGATATCACGACAAAACCCGAGGTGATGCGCGATGCCTATACCAAATCGTACGAGATGTGCACGCTGATTCGAAGCGATATGGAAAAAAAGTAG
- a CDS encoding zinc ribbon-containing protein codes for MTESPKRVKAGEKVGPGKYVCVDCGLEFAVDEADKDLRPCPSCACEMYDCFPMTHIREDVKTPEDARHPPKR; via the coding sequence ATGACAGAAAGCCCCAAGAGAGTGAAAGCCGGCGAGAAGGTGGGTCCCGGCAAGTACGTGTGTGTTGATTGTGGTCTTGAGTTTGCCGTCGACGAAGCCGACAAGGATCTCAGGCCATGCCCGTCATGCGCCTGCGAGATGTATGACTGCTTCCCGATGACACACATCCGGGAGGATGTCAAGACACCGGAAGACGCCCGGCACCCGCCGAAGCGCTGA
- a CDS encoding desulfoferrodoxin FeS4 iron-binding domain-containing protein has translation MVNVSEEGQVYECEICGNVVKVVTVGGGELVCCGEPMSLQE, from the coding sequence ATGGTAAATGTTTCGGAAGAAGGACAGGTATACGAATGTGAGATCTGTGGTAATGTGGTGAAGGTTGTCACCGTCGGCGGCGGGGAACTCGTCTGCTGCGGCGAACCGATGTCACTGCAGGAGTAG
- a CDS encoding carboxymuconolactone decarboxylase family protein: MDKQLRDLEENIGKVPMILKKWAEEDPEMEKFVLALDKGVWGDGALSKQTKKIIAICVAAAMRDRHAVRAQAAGASALGVNYDEVEEALRVTFLLAGMPAYTYGRTAIDDFMK; the protein is encoded by the coding sequence ATGGACAAGCAACTCAGAGACCTTGAGGAGAATATCGGTAAGGTGCCGATGATCCTCAAGAAATGGGCCGAAGAAGACCCCGAGATGGAGAAGTTCGTCCTTGCCCTCGACAAGGGGGTATGGGGTGACGGCGCCCTATCCAAGCAGACCAAAAAGATCATCGCCATCTGTGTGGCAGCCGCCATGCGCGACCGTCATGCCGTCCGTGCCCAGGCAGCAGGTGCATCCGCCCTCGGCGTCAACTATGACGAGGTCGAGGAGGCACTCAGGGTTACCTTTCTCCTTGCTGGAATGCCTGCCTACACCTACGGCAGGACCGCAATCGACGACTTCATGAAATAA
- a CDS encoding peroxiredoxin: MCDDEEMYEDYYEQRSLPILGEEAPAFEAVTTHGPKKLEDYRGQWVVLFSHPADFTPVCTTEFMAFAGAFDELKSLNAQLIGLSIDSVHSHIAWVRNIEEKFGVRIPFPVIADLDMNVARMYGMIHPGQSTTAAVRAVFFIDPEGIMRAMIYYPLSNGRYIPEIVRLVRALQMTDEKGVATPANWQPGDKVVVPPPATQEAAEKRLKEGFECRDWYLCFREP; the protein is encoded by the coding sequence ATGTGCGACGACGAAGAAATGTATGAGGACTATTATGAGCAGAGGAGCCTTCCGATCCTTGGAGAGGAGGCACCTGCCTTTGAGGCCGTCACGACGCACGGGCCAAAAAAACTGGAGGATTACCGGGGGCAGTGGGTCGTCCTCTTTTCCCATCCCGCAGACTTTACCCCAGTCTGCACGACGGAATTTATGGCTTTTGCAGGGGCCTTTGACGAACTGAAATCGCTCAATGCACAGCTTATCGGACTCTCCATCGACTCCGTGCACTCCCATATCGCATGGGTGCGCAATATCGAGGAGAAGTTTGGGGTACGAATTCCGTTCCCGGTGATCGCCGATCTCGATATGAACGTGGCACGGATGTACGGAATGATTCATCCCGGCCAGAGTACGACCGCGGCCGTTCGGGCGGTATTCTTCATCGACCCCGAGGGAATCATGAGGGCGATGATCTATTATCCGCTCTCCAATGGCCGCTACATCCCCGAGATCGTCCGGCTGGTCCGGGCGCTGCAGATGACCGACGAGAAGGGCGTCGCCACCCCCGCCAACTGGCAGCCGGGCGACAAAGTCGTCGTTCCGCCGCCGGCTACCCAGGAAGCGGCGGAAAAACGACTCAAAGAAGGGTTTGAATGCAGGGACTGGTATCTCTGCTTCCGGGAGCCCTGA
- a CDS encoding DUF1670 domain-containing protein, whose translation MPPLTNDFSALKNAWLKTKEHQLLRLLEEEYGFDRPVCRSLVHLMHEFAEEYYGWQRGDQQIIYQAVDLRESSGRTMDDLATIPVKLTVSHPDDADVLREEGLSGLRRYKLLRLANESYDQGGLLTQADIALLLTTSLRTIQRDVKEMRRSGIFVPTRGWVQEMGHMPTLYTRCIRCYLEGDGPSEVAIRIGNCRT comes from the coding sequence ATGCCACCATTGACCAATGACTTCAGTGCGCTGAAGAATGCGTGGCTGAAGACCAAGGAACATCAGTTGCTCCGCCTGCTTGAGGAGGAGTACGGTTTTGACCGTCCGGTCTGCCGGTCGCTGGTGCACCTGATGCACGAATTTGCCGAGGAGTACTACGGGTGGCAGCGGGGGGATCAGCAGATCATCTATCAGGCCGTGGATCTACGGGAATCGTCCGGCAGAACGATGGATGACCTCGCAACCATTCCGGTGAAACTGACCGTCTCCCACCCCGACGATGCGGATGTACTGAGGGAAGAGGGACTCAGCGGCCTTCGCCGATATAAACTCCTTCGCCTCGCAAACGAGTCATATGACCAGGGAGGACTTCTCACCCAGGCCGATATTGCCCTCCTCCTGACCACTTCCCTGCGCACCATCCAGCGCGATGTGAAGGAGATGCGCCGTTCCGGCATATTCGTCCCCACCCGTGGATGGGTGCAGGAGATGGGTCACATGCCGACGCTGTATACCCGCTGCATCCGCTGTTATCTGGAGGGGGACGGACCCTCCGAGGTTGCAATACGGATTGGAAACTGCCGAACATAA
- a CDS encoding MarR family transcriptional regulator, translated as MAAITNADEVLAAITQTAGMDTKLPSSAKSVLDILEDHEPRTFSDISDRVNWAPRTVRNALRRLIDEGLVVRKFNFQDARQVYYMRT; from the coding sequence ATGGCAGCAATTACCAACGCAGATGAAGTATTGGCAGCGATTACCCAGACAGCAGGGATGGACACCAAACTCCCGAGCTCGGCAAAGTCGGTTCTCGACATTCTCGAGGACCATGAACCGAGAACCTTCTCGGACATCTCCGACCGGGTGAACTGGGCCCCCCGGACGGTGAGAAATGCACTTCGCAGACTCATCGACGAGGGACTGGTCGTCAGGAAATTCAATTTCCAGGACGCCCGCCAGGTCTACTACATGCGGACATAA
- a CDS encoding flavodoxin family protein — MGVKVLAFATSPRRHGNSEDLLDFLLEGMESEGDVAIEKHALDEIEIRPCRGCNACEKLNRCIIEDDDLNWILEKIIDADVVVMASPVYCMGLCAQAKALVDRMQVLRSRKYVLRLPVVPPERHGKRLGVFLATAGQDWDYVFDALIPSVKCFFHVMDIKNKDISYLMINNVDHKGELRAHPTAPDEARELGRTVIREIKGRLAQEYTGEKE; from the coding sequence ATGGGAGTAAAGGTGCTCGCCTTCGCAACCAGTCCCCGCCGACACGGGAACTCCGAGGATCTGCTCGATTTCCTCCTTGAGGGAATGGAAAGCGAGGGCGACGTGGCCATCGAGAAACATGCACTCGACGAGATCGAGATCCGCCCCTGCAGGGGGTGTAACGCATGCGAGAAGCTGAACCGCTGCATCATCGAGGACGATGATCTCAACTGGATACTGGAGAAGATCATCGATGCGGACGTCGTGGTGATGGCCTCCCCCGTCTACTGCATGGGACTCTGCGCCCAGGCAAAGGCTCTCGTCGACCGCATGCAGGTGCTCCGATCCAGAAAATACGTCCTCCGGCTGCCGGTCGTCCCCCCTGAACGTCACGGCAAACGTCTGGGCGTCTTTCTTGCAACGGCCGGTCAGGACTGGGACTATGTCTTTGACGCCCTCATCCCGTCCGTGAAGTGTTTCTTCCATGTCATGGACATTAAAAACAAAGACATCTCGTACCTCATGATCAACAATGTCGATCATAAGGGAGAGCTCCGCGCCCACCCGACAGCACCCGATGAGGCACGAGAGCTCGGCCGCACCGTCATCCGGGAAATAAAGGGAAGGCTGGCACAGGAATATACAGGAGAGAAGGAATGA
- a CDS encoding flavodoxin family protein has translation MIVRVLGISGSPHRRGNTEQLLDSFLAGAEEAGAKVEKVVISTLTYRSCQGCNACHKTGVCVIKDDFIPLLTQKVPEADIVALASPIYSMSITSELKSFIDRAHTMWALKEKLKKVTYSKEHRASHLGFFIGTAGMDRADIFDYAKPVITAFFNGYGLSYPPDNNITAGAMDRYGGIRGHPTALAEAFEAGKAAVGRLKKED, from the coding sequence ATGATTGTACGCGTACTCGGGATCTCGGGAAGCCCGCACCGCAGGGGCAATACGGAACAGCTGCTGGACAGTTTCCTCGCCGGAGCGGAGGAGGCGGGGGCGAAGGTGGAAAAAGTCGTCATCAGCACGCTCACCTACCGTTCCTGCCAGGGATGCAACGCCTGCCACAAGACAGGAGTCTGCGTCATCAAGGACGACTTCATCCCCCTCCTTACCCAGAAGGTGCCGGAGGCCGACATCGTCGCTCTTGCCTCCCCCATCTATTCGATGTCCATCACTTCCGAACTCAAGTCCTTCATCGACCGGGCCCACACCATGTGGGCACTGAAGGAGAAGCTCAAGAAGGTCACATATAGTAAGGAACACCGGGCGTCCCATCTCGGCTTTTTCATCGGCACAGCAGGGATGGACAGGGCCGACATCTTCGATTATGCCAAACCGGTGATCACCGCCTTCTTCAACGGCTACGGACTCTCCTACCCCCCGGACAACAATATCACCGCCGGTGCCATGGACAGGTACGGCGGCATCAGGGGCCATCCGACCGCCCTTGCAGAGGCGTTTGAGGCAGGCAAGGCTGCAGTCGGGCGCCTGAAAAAAGAAGATTAA